The sequence GTGGCCAACGACGAGGACAAGGCGTTCCTGATGGGCACGCTGATCATCCGGATCGTCGAGCACCTGCGGATGCGGGCCAGGAAGGAGCGGAGCAGCGGGCTCCGGCACGTCATCGTGATCGAGGAGGCGCACCGGCTGCTCCGCGACCGGGGCGCCGGACGGGCCAGCACGCACGCGGTCGAGCTGCTGGCGGGCATGCTCGCGGAGATCCGCGCGTACGGCGAGGGCATCGTGGTGGCCGAGCAGATCCCCACCAAGCTGGTCTCCGACGTCGTGAAGAACACCGCGCTGAAGGTCGTGCACCGGCTCCCGGCCGAGGACGACCGGCAGCTCGTCGGGGCCGCGATGAACCTGAGCGAGGAGCAGTCCCGGCAGGTCGTCTCGTTGCAGCCGGGGGTGGCGGCGATCTTCGCCGATGGGATGGACCGGCCGCTCCGGGTCCAGGTGCCGCTGGGGGAGGACCGCGAGCGGCTGATCCCCGGTCACACGCCGCCGATCTGCGGCCGCCGCTCGCCGGCGTGCGGCCAGGAGTGCAGGACGGGCCGGGCGTGCACGCTCGTCGAGCTGCGCGAGGCCGACCTGCTCGCCGACGCGCCCGAATGGGCCTGGCTGCGGATCTGGGCCGACACCCTGGTGCTGGCCTTCTGCACCAACCGGCCGGTCCCGGGGGTGCCCCGGGTGCTGGCCGACCTCTGGGCCGAGCTCCCGCTGCGGCGGCGCGAGTGCCTGCTCGCCACGGCGGTGGAGCGCAGCGTGGGCCGCCGGGCGTGGTCGCTGCGGACCGTCAGCGACCCGGTGAAGCTGACCGAGCAGGTCGCCACGGCCGCCACCCGGTTGCTGGGACCCGACCGGGAGGTCGGCGAGCGGCCCGGTCCGGCCTGGGTCATCCCGCAGGTCCGCTGGCTGCACGAGGTTGACCGGGTGTTCCCCTACGGGCAGCCCGCGCCCAACCCGCGCGGTCCCGCGCCGGTCATGGAGTACGCGCTGTTCAGCCGGCCGGCCAACGGCGCCGAACTGCTCGGCCACCGGGCCAAGGCGCTGCGCCATCACCCGCTGTCCATGGAGGTCGACCGCAACCGGGCGCTGGCCTGGCGCGTGATCCTCGGTGACGACGAGCACGAGGGGGTGGAGCGGGACATCCTCATGGTGACGATCGGCGTCGATCCGGCCGAGCGGCTCCGGCACGTGGCCCAGACGATGGGCGCGGGATGGATGGAGAGCGTGCTGTCCTGGCCGCACCGGTTCGTGCTGCCGTTCGACGCGGCGTCACCGGAGACCGCCGAGCTTGCTTTCAGTGAGTAGTGCAATCATCACAGTGTGGAGCGACTTGTGGTGATTGTTCTTGCCGCCGCGCTGGTGGCCCTGCTGGTGGTGTACCTCGTCAGGGGCCCCACCCCGCCGACGGAGCCGGGTCCGGCACCGGCGCCGACGACGGCCCTCCGGGAGCCGCGACCGCCCGCGGACGCGGAACGGGCGAAGGTCCTGCGGGTCTACGACGGGGACACGATGACGGTCACGCCGATCGGCGGCGGTGAGGGGCAGTCCGTACGGCTGATCGGCATCGACACCCCGGAGCTGCGCCCCGCCCAGTGCTACGGCAAGGAGGCGGCACAGGCGCTGCGGGAGCTCGCCCGGCCCGGCTCCACGGTCACCCTCGCGCCCGACCGGGCCAAGAAGGACCGCTACGGACGCCGGCTCCGCTACGTCTGGAACGAGCGGGGCGTCTTCGTCAACGGCGCCCTGGCGCGCGAGGGCGCGGCGTACGCCCTGGCCATCAAGCCCGATGTCACCTACCAGGACCTGTTCGCGGCCCTGGTGCAGGAGGCCCGCGACCGGCACCGGGGGCTGTGGGGATCGTGTCCCGACCCCCGGCCGCCCGTGCACGGCCCGCGTCCCACGTGAGCCGGTGCGGGGTGTTGCCGGACGGTGACGCCGGGTGTTGCCGGACGGTGACAGCGCCCAACCACGGCTAGGATCTGCGGCATGAACGATTCGGCGAACCAGGTCCGGCTTGCTGAGTCGTCCTGCGACAGGCGGCTAGGCGAGGAGACGGCATGACTCAGCTTCCGCTGCGGGCACAGCTCGCGAGCGCGCTCGGCCGGACGGCCGCCACCCTGTCCCGGGCGACCGGCCGAGGCGACGGATCGGTGATCGGTGGCCGGGTCGGCCTGGCGCTGGAGCCCGACCTGCTGCGCAAGCTCGCGCAGGACCGCAAGCTGGCCCTGGTGAGCGCGACCAACGGCAAGACCACCACCACCCGCCTGATCACCTCCGCGCTGCAGGAGCTCGGCGACGTCGCCACCAACGCCTTCGGCGCCAACATGCCCGCCGGGCACGTCTCGGCGCTGTCGTCGGCCAAGCACGCCCCCTACGGCGTCCTGGAGGTCGACGAGAAATACCTGCCCGAGGTGATCAACACCACCGGTGCCGGCGTGATCGTCCTGATGAACCTCAGCCGCGACCAGATGGACCGGGCCGGTGAGATCTGGCTGCTGGCCCAGAAGTGGCGCCGGGCGCTCGCCGGAAAGAACACCCACGTCATCGCCAACGCCGACGACCCGCTGGTGGCCTGGGGCGCCTCCACGGCCGCCAGGGTCACCTGGGTGTCGGCCGGGCAGCCGTGGAAGGAAGACTCCTGGTGCTGCCCCGAGTGCGGCGGCCCGCTCGACCGCAAGGGCATGGAGTACACCCCGCCCGGCGGTCACGTCCCGGGCATGGTGACCTCCCGCACGGCCGAGAACGACTGGGCCTGCCGCGAGTGCACCTTCCGGCGGCCCGAGCCGTCCTGGATCCTCGACGACGACGCGGTGATCGACCCGCGCAGGCAGCGCTGGGTGCTCGACATCCAGCTCCCCGGCCGGGCCAACCGGGCCAACGCCGTGGTCGCGCTGGCCACCGCCGAGACGTTCGGCCTGCCGGTCCAGCGCGCGCTGCCGCGCCTGCGCGAGGTCACCTCCGTCGCGGGCCGCTACACCACCGTGCAGCGCGACGGGCGGCACGCCCGGCTGCTGCTCGCCAAGAACCCGGCCGGCTGGCTGGAGGCGTTCGACGTGCTCGACCGCTCGCTGCCGGTGATCCTGTCGGTGAACGCCCAGGGCCCCGACGGCCGTGACACCTCCTGGCTGTGGGACGTCGACTACCGCGTCCTGCGCGGCAGGCCGGTCTACGTGGCCGGGGAGCGGCGGCTCGACCTCGCGCTCCGGCTGGACGTGGCGGGCGTGCCGTTCCAGCTGGCCGACTCCTTCGAGCAGGCGCTCGCCGCGCAACCACCGGGCAAGGTCGACGTGATCGCCAACTACACCGCCTTCCAGCAGATCCGATCGGAGTTCGGTCGTGCAGTCTGACAGCGCCCTGCGTCTCGTCTGGATCTATCCGGACCTGTTGAGCACCTACGGGGACCAGGGCAACGTCCTGGTCCTGGAGCAGCGCGCCCAGCGCCGCGGCATCCCGGTCGAGACGGTTCACGTGCGCTCGGCCGACCCGGTGCCCGAGGGCGGCGACATCTACCTGATCGGCGGCGGCGAGGACCGGCCGCAGATCCTGGCCGCCGAGCGGCTGCGCCGGGACGGCGGCCTGCACCGGGCCGTCGCGCGCGGCGCCGCCCTGCTGGCCGTCTGCGCGGGTTACCAGATCATGGGCACCACGTTCGGCGGCGAGGAGGGGCAGCCGGTCGACGGCATCGGGCTGATCGACATCGCCAGCGGCCGCGGCGAGGGCCGCGCGGTCGGCGAGCTGGCCGGCGAGGCGGACCCGGCGCTCGGCATCCCGACGCTGACCGGCTTCGAGAACCACATGGGCGTCACCCGGCTGGGCGCCGGCGTCCGTCCGCTGGCCCGTACGGCGATCGGCACCGGCAACGGCGACGGCACCGAGGGCTGCCACATCGGCAAGATCGTCGGCACCTACCTGCACGGCCCCGCGCTCGCCCGCAACCCCGGCCTCGCCGACCTCCTGCTGGGCTGGGCGGTCGGCGCCCAGCTCCCGCCGATCGACGACGCCTGGTTCGAACGGCTCCGCCAGGAGCGGCTGTCGGCGGTGCTGCCCCGCTGAGAGCGGGCCGGCCGTCGGGGCCGCACTCCGCCAGGGAGCGCGGTCCCGGCAGCCGGTGGACGGGTGCCCGGCTCCGTCAGTAGACGAGCGCCTGGACCCCCTCGCCGAGGACCTCCTCGACGAAGGTGGGGGCGCCCGCGATGCGCACGCCCTCGATCACGTCGTCCACCTTGATGTCGCGCCGGGACGCGCACTGCGTGCACAGCGTCACCCGGCCTGCCGCCAGCACCGCGTCGAGCAGGTCGCCGAGCTGGGCGGCGTGCGGCAGCGTGAACTCCTTCGCCCGTCCGGGGAGGGCGAACCATGCTGACTCGCCGGTCAGCCAGAGGGAGACGGGAACCCCGCTCGCCAACGCCGCCGCGGCCACCGTGAACGCCTGGTTGCAGCGCTCGGGTGCGTCCTCGCCGGCGGTCACCTTGATCACCAGTGATCGTGCCATGCCTGAAGCCTATGCGGGTCCGTGTCCCGGGCGCGAGCCGTGCCGGGCCGGCTCTAGGCTCGGATCCATGGACGTTCCCGAGCTGCATCCCGACCTTGAGCCGATCGCCTTCCTCGTGGGCCGGTGGGAAGGTGCCGGGGTGGGTGGATACCCGACGATCGAGAGCTTCAACTTCGGCCAGGAGATCGTCTTCGGTCACAACGGCAAGCCCTTCCTGACCTACACCAGTCGCACCTGGCTGCTCGACGAGGGGGGCAACAAGGTCCGCCCGCTGGGCACCGAGGCCGGTTTCTGGCGCCAGTTGCCCGACCGCCAGCTGGAGGTGTGCCTGTCACATCCGACCGGCATCGTGGAGATCTACCTCGGCGAGGTGGTCTTCAACAAGATCGAGCTACGGACCGACGTGGTCGCGCGCACCGGGACCGCCAAGGAGTACACCGCAGGACACCGCCTCTACGGCCTGGTCAACGGCAACCTGATGTGGGCCTACGACATGGCGGCCGTGGGGCAGCCGCTCCAGTCGCACATCTCCGCCGAGCTCAAGAAGGTGGCCGACTTCGTGCCCGAGGTCGACTAGCTACGATCTGGGGCATGAGCACCCCTTTCACCCCCGAAGTAGTCAATGCCATCAAACGTCACATGAACGACGACCACAGTGACGACGCGCTGCTGATCTGCAAGGGCCTCGGCGGGCAGCCCGAGGCCACCGGCGCGACGACGACGGGGGTGGACGCGGAGGCGATCGAGTTCGCCGCGGTGGTGGGCGGCCGGGACGTCGCGGTCCGGGTCCCGTGGAGCACCACGCTGACCGAGCGTGCCCAGGTGCGCAGGGAAGTGGTCCGCCTCTACCAGGAGGCCTGCGCCGCCCTCGGCGTCCCGGCCCGCGGCGAGCACTGACCGTCCG comes from Streptosporangium roseum DSM 43021 and encodes:
- a CDS encoding DUF2470 domain-containing protein, whose amino-acid sequence is MSTPFTPEVVNAIKRHMNDDHSDDALLICKGLGGQPEATGATTTGVDAEAIEFAAVVGGRDVAVRVPWSTTLTERAQVRREVVRLYQEACAALGVPARGEH
- a CDS encoding DsrE family protein is translated as MARSLVIKVTAGEDAPERCNQAFTVAAAALASGVPVSLWLTGESAWFALPGRAKEFTLPHAAQLGDLLDAVLAAGRVTLCTQCASRRDIKVDDVIEGVRIAGAPTFVEEVLGEGVQALVY
- a CDS encoding type 1 glutamine amidotransferase, with protein sequence MQSDSALRLVWIYPDLLSTYGDQGNVLVLEQRAQRRGIPVETVHVRSADPVPEGGDIYLIGGGEDRPQILAAERLRRDGGLHRAVARGAALLAVCAGYQIMGTTFGGEEGQPVDGIGLIDIASGRGEGRAVGELAGEADPALGIPTLTGFENHMGVTRLGAGVRPLARTAIGTGNGDGTEGCHIGKIVGTYLHGPALARNPGLADLLLGWAVGAQLPPIDDAWFERLRQERLSAVLPR
- a CDS encoding FABP family protein, which gives rise to MDVPELHPDLEPIAFLVGRWEGAGVGGYPTIESFNFGQEIVFGHNGKPFLTYTSRTWLLDEGGNKVRPLGTEAGFWRQLPDRQLEVCLSHPTGIVEIYLGEVVFNKIELRTDVVARTGTAKEYTAGHRLYGLVNGNLMWAYDMAAVGQPLQSHISAELKKVADFVPEVD
- a CDS encoding MurT ligase domain-containing protein; this translates as MTQLPLRAQLASALGRTAATLSRATGRGDGSVIGGRVGLALEPDLLRKLAQDRKLALVSATNGKTTTTRLITSALQELGDVATNAFGANMPAGHVSALSSAKHAPYGVLEVDEKYLPEVINTTGAGVIVLMNLSRDQMDRAGEIWLLAQKWRRALAGKNTHVIANADDPLVAWGASTAARVTWVSAGQPWKEDSWCCPECGGPLDRKGMEYTPPGGHVPGMVTSRTAENDWACRECTFRRPEPSWILDDDAVIDPRRQRWVLDIQLPGRANRANAVVALATAETFGLPVQRALPRLREVTSVAGRYTTVQRDGRHARLLLAKNPAGWLEAFDVLDRSLPVILSVNAQGPDGRDTSWLWDVDYRVLRGRPVYVAGERRLDLALRLDVAGVPFQLADSFEQALAAQPPGKVDVIANYTAFQQIRSEFGRAV
- a CDS encoding thermonuclease family protein, with the protein product MERLVVIVLAAALVALLVVYLVRGPTPPTEPGPAPAPTTALREPRPPADAERAKVLRVYDGDTMTVTPIGGGEGQSVRLIGIDTPELRPAQCYGKEAAQALRELARPGSTVTLAPDRAKKDRYGRRLRYVWNERGVFVNGALAREGAAYALAIKPDVTYQDLFAALVQEARDRHRGLWGSCPDPRPPVHGPRPT